Within Candidatus Flexicrinis affinis, the genomic segment GGGAAGGCAAGCGTATCTACGTGTGGTTCGAGGCGGTCAACGGGTACCTGACCGCCAGCGTCGAGTGGGCCAAGAATCAAGGCACGCCGGACGCGTGGAAGCAGTGGTGGTACAACCCCGAGGCCGAGACCTACTACTTCATCGGCAAGGACAACGTACCGTTCCACACGGTGATCTGGCCGGCGCAGTTGATCGGCGTCGAACGGCTTGACGAGGCGGACGCACCGGCGGCGCTCAACCTGCCGTACGACGTCCCGGCCAACCAGTTCATGAACATCGAAGGCGAGAAGTTCAGCAAGTCGCGCAACTGGGCGATCTGGGTGCCGGACATCCTCGAACGGTATCAGCCCGACGCCCTGCGCTACTACGTGGCGATGACCTTCCCCGAGAGCGCCGACTCCGACTTTGCGTGGGACGGCTTTCTCAGCCGCGTGAACGGCGAACTGGTGGCAGCATGGGGCAATCTCGTCAACCGGATGCTCACGTTTGCGTTCAAACGCTTCGACGGCAAGGTGCCGGCGTATGACACGCTCACCGACCTCGACACCGAGATCATTGCGCGCGCTGAGGCGGCGTTCGACGAGGTCGGCGGTCTGCTCGAACGGGTCAAGCTCAAAGAAGCACTGAGCGCGGCGTTTCAGGCCGTGCGCGACACCAATCAGTACATCGACCGGCGCGCGCCGTGGAAATCGATCAAGGAAGATCCGGCCGATGCCGCCCGGGCGGTCTACTCGGTGCTGCGCGTGATCGACAACCTCAAGGTCGTGCTGGCGCCGTTCCTGCCGTTCAGCGCGCAGAAGCTGCACGAGTATCTGGGCTATGACGGCAACTTGTTCGGCGAGCAGCGCATCGTGGAATATCAAGAATCGACGCGCGCGCACACCGCGCTGATCTACGACCCGTCCAACGCAACCGGCACCTGGACCAAGTCGACGCTACAGCCTGGTCAAATCCTGCGTGAGCCGGCAGCGCTGTTCGTTAAGCTCGAGCCAGACATCGTGGATCTTGAGCGCGGGCGGCTGGGCCAGCCCCGCGAAGAGCACCCGATCGAGGCTTAGCCGGCGTCGCTGTTATAATGACGGTGCGACCCTATCAGGGGCGGCTTGTGCTGCCGCAGTCCAGTAGGGCGCATCGTATTCGGTCTGGTGGCCTGTTCTGCCGCCGTGGACGAGGAGCAATCGGGTGAAACCGTACAGATACTTCGATTTCGTCATGGGCCTGTTCGTGACGGTGCTGCTGTTGTCGAACCTGTTGAGCAGCGCCAAGATCATCGATACCGGCCTCATCATCGGCAGCATTCCGCTCGAGTTCGATGCAGGAACGCTGGTCTTCCCGATCTCCTATATCTTCGGCGACATCCTGACCGAGGTCTACGGGTACAAGCGGTCGCGGCGCGTGATCTGGATGGGCTTCCTTGCGACGGCGCTGATGGGCTTCTTCGTGTGGCTGACCGGCGTGCTGCCCGCACCCGCGTGGTGGAGCGAGGCGGTCGGCCAATCGGCATACGATGCCGTGCTGGGCGGGATCAGCGGTCTCGTTGTCGCAAGCCTTGTCGCCTATTGGCTCGGCGAGTTTTCCAACAGCTACGTGCTGGCGAAGATGAAAGTGGCGACCAACGGCCGTTGGCTTCCGCTGCGCACGGTGACCAGCACGCTGGTCGGGCAGGCGCTGGACACCGTCGCGTTCTTCCTGATCGCAACGGCCCTCGGGGTGTTCCCGCTCGAGGCGCTACCGTCGCTGATGCTCACCAACTACCTACTCAAGTGCGGGATCGAAGCGGCCTTCACGCCGGTCACGGTGCGTGTCGTGGCGGTGCTCAAGCGCGCCGAGAACG encodes:
- a CDS encoding methionine--tRNA ligase; translated protein: MPKYINVSVAWPYANGDLHVGHLAGAYLPADIFARYHRLKGNHVLMVSGSDSHGTPISIEADQRGVSPLHIFEHYHARFVQAQKKLGISYDLFTHTDTENHHEIAQRIFTVLHEKGYLYEEAQQLLYSEKENRFLPDRYVEGTCYICGYARARGDQCDNCGNLLDATQLVDPHNRNDATDRLIVRESTHFFLDLSQTADRLLKYLEGNQDRWRPAVINFTRNMIQQGVDEDLRGRAYTRDIDWGVPVPLEGWEGKRIYVWFEAVNGYLTASVEWAKNQGTPDAWKQWWYNPEAETYYFIGKDNVPFHTVIWPAQLIGVERLDEADAPAALNLPYDVPANQFMNIEGEKFSKSRNWAIWVPDILERYQPDALRYYVAMTFPESADSDFAWDGFLSRVNGELVAAWGNLVNRMLTFAFKRFDGKVPAYDTLTDLDTEIIARAEAAFDEVGGLLERVKLKEALSAAFQAVRDTNQYIDRRAPWKSIKEDPADAARAVYSVLRVIDNLKVVLAPFLPFSAQKLHEYLGYDGNLFGEQRIVEYQESTRAHTALIYDPSNATGTWTKSTLQPGQILREPAALFVKLEPDIVDLERGRLGQPREEHPIEA
- a CDS encoding queuosine precursor transporter, giving the protein MGLFVTVLLLSNLLSSAKIIDTGLIIGSIPLEFDAGTLVFPISYIFGDILTEVYGYKRSRRVIWMGFLATALMGFFVWLTGVLPAPAWWSEAVGQSAYDAVLGGISGLVVASLVAYWLGEFSNSYVLAKMKVATNGRWLPLRTVTSTLVGQALDTVAFFLIATALGVFPLEALPSLMLTNYLLKCGIEAAFTPVTVRVVAVLKRAENEDYYDVDTDFNPFRIGA